The Pantoea eucalypti DNA window CGCGGTAGACGATAACGGTCAGCTGACGCTGATCTATACCGGCAACGTCAAGTTTGATGATGGTTCGCGTACGGCGTGGCAGTGTCTGGCGCAGCAGAACAGTGCGGGGGGTTTTGACAAGCTCGGCCCGGTTATTGCTGTACCGGAAGGGTATACCGGTCACGTTCGCGATCCCAAAGTATGGCGCCATGAAGATTACTGGTACATGGTGCTGGCCGCGCAGACGACGCAGTTACAGGGCAGGGTATTGCTGTTGCGTTCTGACAATCTGCGGGAGTGGCAGAATCTCGGCGAGATTGCGGGAAGCGAACGGGGGGGGCTGGACGCGGCAGGCTATATGTGGGAGTGCCCGGATATGTTCACGCTCGGCGACAGCACCTATCTGATTTGCTGTCCTCAGGGCGTAGTACCCGAAGAGAAGCGCTATCTGAACAGTCACGCCTGCGCCTGGCTGAGTGGTTCGCTTGATTATCAGCAACCTCTATATCAACACGGTCCGCTTAACGAAATGGATGCAGGGTTTGAATTTTATGCCCCGCAAACTACGTTGACCGCTGACGGGAGACGTCTGCTGGTGGGCTGGATGGGGACGCCGGACGGTGAAGAGATGGCTCAGCCAACCGTGGCACAGGGCTGGATCCACCAGATGACCTGTGTGCGCGAACTGAGCTCACGCAATGGGCGGCTCTGTCAGCAGCCGGTGGTGGAACTGCAGGCGTTGCGGGAGAAAGAGCAGCACTATAAGGGGCGTGCAGATGATGCGCCACCTATGGACGCAGAGCGGCTGGAGCTTGAGCTGGAGAGTCGGGGCGACGTTGAACTCAATTTTGCGAATACGCTGATCCTGACATGGCAACAGAATGAACTGCGGCTTGCCCGTCGCAGCCTGGTAACGGGTGAGTGGACATATCGCTACTGGACCGGAGTCGCTAGTCGGTTACAGATCCTGTGTGATCACTCCAGTGTTGAGATTTTCATTAACGATGGGGAAGGGGTGATGAGTAGCCGCTATTTTCCAGACCATCCTGCGTTGCTAACCCTGCACGGGCACGCAGAACTGCAGGTCCGCTACTGGTCGTTACGCCGCTGCATGGTAGAATAAGTACTTGTTTCACTAAACGATGCCTTGCCGTGAGAAAAACAAAACGCGTTACTATCAGTGACATTGCCGGGCTTGCCGGGGTTTCAAAAGCCACGGCCAGCCTGGTGCTTAACGGCCGTGGCGAAGAGTTACGGGTCGCGAAGGAGACGCGTGAGCGGGTTCTTACGCTTGCCCGCGAACACCATTATCAGCCCAGCATCCACGCCCGGATGCTGCATGATGCCCGCAGTCATACACTGGGGCTGGTGGTGCCAGAAATCACTAACCACGGCTTCGCTGCCTTTTCTCATGCACTGGAGAATCTTTGCCGCGCGTCCGGGCTGCAGCTGCTGATTTCCTGCACCGACGAAAATGCCGGTCAGGAGATGGTGGTGGTCAACAACCTGGTCGCGCGGCAGGTCGACGGACTCATTGTTGCCTCCAGTATGCTGACCGACAGTGACTATGTCAGTCTCAGCGAACAGTTGCCGGTACTGCTGTTTGACAGGACCATGAACAATACTAAGCTGCCCTGGGTCATCACCGACTCGATAACGCCTACAGCTGAACTGGTTGAAAAGCTGGCACGCGCCTGCCCGGAGGAGATCTACTTTATGGGTGGACAGTCTGATCTCTCCCCGACCCAGAATCGTCTGGCGGGATTCAGGGAGGGGCTGGCTCGGGCGGGTGTGACGCTGCAGCCTGAGTGGATTATTCAGGGTAACTACCACCCTGGCAGTGGCTATGAAATGTTTGCAGCGCTCTGTAACCGGCTGGGCCGACCGCCCAAAGCGATGTTTACCGCCGCCTGCGGTCTGCTGGAGGGGGTTCTGCGTTACATGAGCGAGCATAGTCTGCTGACCAGCGACATCCGTATCGCCAGTTTCGATGATCACTATCTCTATGATTCACTTTCCATTCCGATCGATACGGTAGAGCAGAACGTTCCGGCACTCGCGCAGGCCTGCTTCACTATGCTGACGACCATGATTGCCGGAGAGGATCCCGTTAACAGCCAGCTTATCCTGCCAGCTACTCTGCGGCTGCGTGTCTGATCGTCGGTTCTTCTGGCCCGACAATACAATACCTCACCATTCGACCGGCAGAGCGTTGACGCCGCGTAAATTGGCCCTGTGATTGCGGCGAACGCCAGCGGTTATGGGGCGCAACTCTGGTAACCGGGTCAGTAATACATGAAGGGCTACTTCCATTTCTGCAAGGGCCAGCCGGTAGCCCATGCAGTGATGAATTCCGCCACCAAATGCCAGACAGCGTCCTTCATGCCGTCGGATATTCACTCGTTCTGGCGAGGTAAATACCCGCGGATCGTGATTAGCTGCGCCCAGACTCAAAAAGAAGCGGGTTCCGGTCGGGATCAACTGACCTGCCAGCTCTATCTCTTCCAGAGTCGTCCGGTAGAGCATCTGAACCGAACTATCGTAACGCAGACACTCCTCTATGGCATTGGGTATCAGCGCAGGGTTCCGTTTCAGGCATGCCAGTTCCTGTGGATGGTCATGCAGGGCCAGAATGGTGTTGCAGATCATATTTGATGTGGTCTCATGGCCGGCAAGAAACAGAAGTACTACATTGGCGATGATCTCATCGTGACTTAGTCGGTCGTCTTCACTGCCACTGCGCAGAAACAGCGACACCAGATCATTCGCCGTGCTGTCACGGCGGGAGACGATCAATGCGCTGAAGTATCTTTCCAGCACAGCAAAAGCGTCAGCGGCTTCGAGCAGGTCTGCCTGACTGATTTGAGGATCGAAAACTTTCACCAGCACAGAGGTAAGGCGCCCCAGTTCCGGCGCGTCGGACTCTGAGATATCCAGCATCCTGCAGATGATGCGCACCGGCAGTGGAAAAGCGAATGCCTGAGCCAGATCGCAGGCGCGACGGTCTGCCAGCGCATCAACCAATTCATTCGCTACAGTCAGTGCCATCTCTCTGAGAGGTTTGATCTCCCGGGCGCTAAACGACTTCATCACCAGTCCTTTCAGCCGGGAATGCTCTGGTGGATTAAGCACCAGAAACATTCTGCTGATCCCCTGAAACAGCGGCATGTCGGCGGCATCATGACCAAATCTCAGCCTGACACTTTCCATATAATTTTTACCAACCCGACGATCGTTCAGCAGCGCTTCTACGACTGCATGACTGCCGCTGATGATGATCTTATCTCCGGCAGGAATGAGCGGTCCCTGCTGATGCAGTTTGCGGTAAAGCGGAAAAGGATTGTCTGAGTAGTCGGGATTCATGAGTTCCTGTAGTTGCATAGCTCACTCCGCTGCCTGAGGATTAACGCAAACGCTTAATGCGGCCGAGGGAAGCGAAAAGGCTGTTTTTATCCTGCTGACTGAGGTGGGGTGCCGTCAGTTGTGACATCAGGAACGCTTTATCTTCTTGTGAGAAGATACCGGTCATCAGACGCTGGCTGATTGCGGTAAGGAGCTGAGTATCCAGCTTCTCTATTTGCTGCCTGGTCTCGGCCAGATCCGGAATGGGGCGATCACTGTCCGGGACTGAGAGCCAGTCTGCGCGATAGCGATACTGAACTGCTTTGCTGGCATTCATTAGCGCGTGAACAAACGGCTCCACGGAGTGGGGTTCAAGCCCGGCCTGCTCAGCGTTCTGCAGCATGTGATCCAGCACCACCTGCTCACGTGGCAGATCCTCAATAGGTAAATGATGCTGTGCTTTATAACCTGCCACCACTTTCATTACCTGCATACGTTCATTCAATGCGCCAGAAAGAGCGCTCATAGAAACAGAGGAAACCGAACCTGCAAAAACGTTACTGCACATAAAGAGGGAAGAGAAAAAAATAGCCACAAAGTGAGTCATTTGCCTGCTCCGTTGATAAAAGCTGGCACTAATTTAGGCACGAAAAGATAACTCCGTGTGATTATTTTATTGTCAA harbors:
- a CDS encoding chorismate mutase — translated: MTHFVAIFFSSLFMCSNVFAGSVSSVSMSALSGALNERMQVMKVVAGYKAQHHLPIEDLPREQVVLDHMLQNAEQAGLEPHSVEPFVHALMNASKAVQYRYRADWLSVPDSDRPIPDLAETRQQIEKLDTQLLTAISQRLMTGIFSQEDKAFLMSQLTAPHLSQQDKNSLFASLGRIKRLR
- a CDS encoding cytochrome P450, which encodes MQLQELMNPDYSDNPFPLYRKLHQQGPLIPAGDKIIISGSHAVVEALLNDRRVGKNYMESVRLRFGHDAADMPLFQGISRMFLVLNPPEHSRLKGLVMKSFSAREIKPLREMALTVANELVDALADRRACDLAQAFAFPLPVRIICRMLDISESDAPELGRLTSVLVKVFDPQISQADLLEAADAFAVLERYFSALIVSRRDSTANDLVSLFLRSGSEDDRLSHDEIIANVVLLFLAGHETTSNMICNTILALHDHPQELACLKRNPALIPNAIEECLRYDSSVQMLYRTTLEEIELAGQLIPTGTRFFLSLGAANHDPRVFTSPERVNIRRHEGRCLAFGGGIHHCMGYRLALAEMEVALHVLLTRLPELRPITAGVRRNHRANLRGVNALPVEW
- a CDS encoding substrate-binding domain-containing protein; this translates as MRKTKRVTISDIAGLAGVSKATASLVLNGRGEELRVAKETRERVLTLAREHHYQPSIHARMLHDARSHTLGLVVPEITNHGFAAFSHALENLCRASGLQLLISCTDENAGQEMVVVNNLVARQVDGLIVASSMLTDSDYVSLSEQLPVLLFDRTMNNTKLPWVITDSITPTAELVEKLARACPEEIYFMGGQSDLSPTQNRLAGFREGLARAGVTLQPEWIIQGNYHPGSGYEMFAALCNRLGRPPKAMFTAACGLLEGVLRYMSEHSLLTSDIRIASFDDHYLYDSLSIPIDTVEQNVPALAQACFTMLTTMIAGEDPVNSQLILPATLRLRV
- a CDS encoding sucrose-6-phosphate hydrolase, which codes for MASSTRLATILQAVMQGMPKALGDSHYPGWHLAPVTGLLNDPNGFIHFNGDYHLFYQWNALGCAHQHKCWGHWRSADLLHWEHQPIALMPDEEYDRSGCYSGSAVDDNGQLTLIYTGNVKFDDGSRTAWQCLAQQNSAGGFDKLGPVIAVPEGYTGHVRDPKVWRHEDYWYMVLAAQTTQLQGRVLLLRSDNLREWQNLGEIAGSERGGLDAAGYMWECPDMFTLGDSTYLICCPQGVVPEEKRYLNSHACAWLSGSLDYQQPLYQHGPLNEMDAGFEFYAPQTTLTADGRRLLVGWMGTPDGEEMAQPTVAQGWIHQMTCVRELSSRNGRLCQQPVVELQALREKEQHYKGRADDAPPMDAERLELELESRGDVELNFANTLILTWQQNELRLARRSLVTGEWTYRYWTGVASRLQILCDHSSVEIFINDGEGVMSSRYFPDHPALLTLHGHAELQVRYWSLRRCMVE